A stretch of the Archangium violaceum genome encodes the following:
- a CDS encoding AMP-dependent synthetase/ligase has protein sequence MASPKFETLVDIFLQSTAHYGPRNLFGEKKNGQWTWMTYARFGQMVDDLRGGLAQLGVMPGDRVAVISNNRHEWAVGAYACATLGAAYVPMYEQQLDKEWKYILNDCGAKVVFAATDAIAAKLNTLRPELPKLEQIIRYTGTEHETDSFACLLRRGAETPIPVTTPKGSDLCSLIYTSGTTGNPKGVMLSHSNIARNVAAIHEIFPMTEDDCSLAFLPWAHVFGQTVELHALFSMGASMGIAEAVDKIIDNLSEVRPTLLFSVPRIFNRIYDGLQKRMAAESPVKRLLFARGLEVAKQRRELSEKKQSSVLVDLQHAFFDKVVFSKVRARFGGRMKYAFSGGAAIAREVAEFIDNLGITVYEGYGLTETSPIATANFPHNRKIGSVGKPLPGTRVEIDRSETGDPKQGEIVVHGHNVMLGYYNMPEENAKAFTGDGGYKTGDMGYLDDDGFLWITGRIKEQYKLENGKYVVPVPIEQALQLSPFITNVMLHGQNKPFNVAVIVPDMESLKKWATEKGLDTSSIPELLKRPEVQQLYREQIAEYTKSAKGYEKPQRFLLISEDFSVANDMLTASLKLKRRSVLKKYGEAVEELYREAEKSGETRAA, from the coding sequence ATGGCGAGTCCCAAGTTCGAGACGCTGGTCGACATCTTTCTGCAGAGCACGGCCCACTACGGCCCCCGCAACCTCTTCGGCGAGAAGAAGAACGGTCAGTGGACGTGGATGACGTACGCCCGCTTCGGGCAGATGGTGGATGACCTGCGCGGTGGGCTGGCCCAGCTCGGTGTGATGCCGGGAGACCGGGTGGCGGTCATCTCCAACAACCGGCACGAGTGGGCGGTGGGCGCCTATGCCTGCGCCACGCTGGGGGCCGCGTACGTCCCCATGTACGAGCAGCAGCTGGACAAGGAGTGGAAGTACATCCTCAACGACTGTGGCGCCAAGGTGGTGTTCGCCGCCACCGACGCCATCGCCGCCAAGCTCAATACGCTCCGGCCGGAGCTGCCCAAGCTGGAGCAGATCATCCGCTACACCGGCACCGAGCACGAGACGGACAGCTTCGCCTGCCTGCTGCGCCGCGGCGCCGAGACGCCCATCCCCGTCACCACGCCCAAGGGCTCGGACCTCTGTAGCCTCATCTACACCTCGGGCACCACGGGCAATCCCAAGGGCGTGATGCTCAGCCACTCCAACATCGCGCGCAACGTGGCGGCCATTCACGAGATCTTCCCCATGACGGAGGACGACTGTTCGCTGGCGTTCCTCCCCTGGGCGCACGTCTTCGGGCAGACGGTGGAGCTGCACGCCCTGTTCTCCATGGGCGCCTCCATGGGCATCGCCGAGGCGGTGGACAAGATCATCGACAACCTGAGCGAGGTGCGGCCCACGCTGCTCTTCTCGGTGCCGCGCATCTTCAACCGCATCTACGACGGGCTGCAGAAGCGCATGGCCGCGGAGTCGCCCGTCAAGCGCCTGCTCTTCGCGCGCGGACTTGAAGTGGCGAAGCAGCGCCGGGAACTTTCGGAGAAGAAGCAGAGCAGCGTCCTGGTGGACCTCCAGCACGCCTTCTTCGACAAGGTCGTCTTCTCCAAGGTCCGCGCGCGCTTCGGCGGCCGGATGAAATACGCCTTCAGCGGCGGCGCGGCCATCGCCCGCGAGGTGGCGGAGTTCATCGACAACCTCGGCATCACCGTCTACGAGGGCTACGGCCTCACCGAGACGTCCCCCATCGCCACCGCCAACTTCCCCCACAACCGGAAGATCGGCTCGGTGGGCAAGCCCCTGCCCGGCACGCGCGTGGAGATCGACCGCAGCGAGACCGGCGACCCCAAGCAGGGGGAGATCGTGGTCCACGGCCACAACGTGATGCTGGGCTACTACAACATGCCCGAGGAGAACGCGAAGGCCTTCACCGGCGACGGTGGCTACAAGACGGGCGACATGGGCTACCTGGATGACGACGGGTTCCTGTGGATCACCGGCCGCATCAAGGAGCAGTACAAGCTGGAGAACGGCAAGTACGTGGTGCCGGTGCCCATCGAGCAGGCGCTGCAGCTCTCGCCCTTCATCACCAACGTGATGCTGCACGGGCAGAACAAGCCCTTCAACGTGGCCGTCATCGTTCCGGACATGGAGTCGCTGAAGAAGTGGGCGACGGAGAAGGGGCTGGACACGTCCTCCATCCCCGAGCTGCTCAAGCGCCCCGAGGTGCAGCAGCTCTACCGGGAGCAGATCGCCGAGTACACCAAGAGCGCGAAGGGCTACGAGAAGCCGCAACGCTTCCTGCTCATCAGCGAGGACTTCTCGGTGGCCAACGACATGCTGACGGCGTCGCTGAAGCTCAAGCGGCGCAGCGTGCTCAAGAAATACGGCGAGGCGGTGGAGGAGCTGTACCGCGAGGCCGAGAAGAGCGGCGAGACGCGCGCCGCCTGA
- a CDS encoding MATE family efflux transporter: MHSAPGERAAVTIGSLLRLAWPIIVSRSTQVVVGLADAIMVAHLGESALASATTGAMNSNLVFILPMGTVFIVSSFASQSFGAGDLGGARRYAFYGLAIAGLAQVLCVALLPVLPSGLSLFEYTPEVRDGVGAYLQVRLLSGGLVVGFEALANYYAGLGNTRLPMVASIAAMVLNILGNGLLIDGHLGLPALGVVGAAWASVISTGLSFAGLLVFFLVQGGGARWPRLHGREFLRTLRFGLPSGLNWFFEFLAYSFFVNVVVAGLGTTVLAALMAVMQLNSMAFMPAFAIGSAGAIVVGQAIGASARDEVPRAVRLTFILTGCWQGLVGLVFLLAPRWVFAPFAGGASEGELLDMGARMLRLSVAWQLFDAMVTTLAEALRAAGDTAFTLWMRMAIAWFLFVPGAWVSVRVLGAGAVAAMLWLTVYIGGLALALYLRFRGGAWRRFNLLEQDFPPGVRPKVPPDPSSRDTK, translated from the coding sequence ATGCACAGCGCTCCTGGCGAACGCGCCGCCGTGACGATTGGCTCGTTGCTGCGGCTGGCGTGGCCCATCATCGTCTCGCGCTCCACGCAGGTGGTGGTGGGGCTCGCGGATGCCATCATGGTGGCCCACCTCGGCGAGTCCGCCCTGGCCTCCGCCACCACGGGCGCGATGAACTCCAACCTGGTGTTCATCCTCCCCATGGGGACGGTGTTCATCGTCTCCAGCTTCGCCTCCCAGTCCTTTGGCGCCGGGGACCTGGGCGGAGCCCGGCGCTACGCCTTCTATGGGCTCGCCATCGCCGGGTTGGCCCAGGTGCTGTGCGTGGCCCTGCTGCCCGTGCTGCCCTCGGGGCTCTCCCTGTTCGAATACACCCCCGAGGTGCGCGACGGCGTGGGCGCGTACCTCCAGGTCCGCCTGCTGTCGGGCGGGCTCGTCGTGGGCTTCGAGGCGCTCGCCAACTACTACGCGGGCCTGGGCAATACCCGGTTGCCCATGGTGGCCAGCATCGCCGCCATGGTGCTCAACATCCTGGGCAACGGGTTGCTCATCGACGGCCACCTCGGGCTGCCCGCGCTCGGCGTTGTCGGCGCCGCGTGGGCGAGTGTCATCTCCACGGGCCTCTCCTTCGCCGGGCTGCTCGTGTTCTTCCTCGTCCAGGGGGGAGGCGCGCGGTGGCCACGCCTGCACGGGCGCGAGTTCCTGCGGACGCTGCGCTTCGGCCTCCCCTCGGGCCTCAACTGGTTCTTCGAGTTCCTGGCCTACAGCTTCTTCGTCAACGTGGTGGTGGCGGGGCTGGGCACCACCGTGCTGGCGGCACTGATGGCCGTCATGCAGCTCAACTCCATGGCCTTCATGCCGGCCTTCGCCATCGGGAGCGCGGGCGCCATCGTGGTGGGCCAGGCCATCGGCGCGAGCGCCCGGGACGAGGTGCCGCGCGCCGTGCGGCTCACCTTCATTCTCACGGGCTGCTGGCAGGGGCTGGTGGGGCTCGTCTTCCTGCTGGCGCCCCGGTGGGTCTTCGCGCCCTTCGCGGGTGGCGCGTCGGAGGGGGAGTTGCTCGACATGGGCGCGCGGATGCTCCGGCTGTCCGTGGCCTGGCAGCTCTTCGATGCGATGGTCACCACCCTCGCCGAGGCGCTGCGCGCCGCCGGAGACACCGCCTTCACCCTGTGGATGCGGATGGCCATCGCCTGGTTCCTCTTCGTGCCGGGGGCCTGGGTGAGCGTCCGGGTGCTCGGGGCGGGGGCGGTCGCCGCCATGCTCTGGCTGACTGTCTATATTGGCGGACTGGCGCTCGCCCTCTACCTGCGCTTCCGAGGGGGCGCCTGGCGGCGGTTCAACCTGTTGGAGCAGGATTTTCCACCAGGGGTGCGGCCGAAAGTGCCGCCAGACCCATCCAGTAGGGACACCAAATGA
- a CDS encoding cytochrome d ubiquinol oxidase subunit II, producing the protein MPTELFLGGALVTAFVLYALFGGADFGGGVWDLLASGPRKAEQRALISKAIGPVWEVNHVWLIIGVVILFSAFPRAFAVLSVALHVPLTLLLLGIVFRGTAFTFRAYDARGDRVQRRWGVVFSVASVLSPALLGMCVGAVVSGDIRVRGTVVESGFFAGWLSPFALAVGLLALCLFAFLAAVYLLAETREPALQEDFRERALGAGVAVFLAAFGVLALAREGAPRVWAGLTDSPFALTLHAATAVAAVAAFGLLLTRRFWLARMAAAAQVGLIVVGWAVSQYPYLVVPDLTLQRTAAPESTLRALLVALAVGAALIFPSLLFLLRVFQSSPRGASR; encoded by the coding sequence ATGCCCACTGAACTGTTCCTGGGCGGCGCGCTGGTGACCGCCTTCGTCCTCTACGCGCTCTTCGGGGGCGCGGACTTCGGCGGGGGCGTGTGGGATCTGCTCGCCTCGGGGCCTCGCAAGGCGGAGCAGCGGGCGCTCATCTCCAAGGCCATTGGCCCGGTGTGGGAGGTGAACCACGTCTGGCTCATCATCGGCGTCGTCATCCTCTTCTCGGCCTTCCCCCGGGCCTTCGCGGTGCTGTCGGTGGCGCTGCACGTGCCGCTGACGCTGCTGCTGCTGGGCATCGTCTTCCGGGGTACGGCCTTCACCTTCCGCGCCTACGACGCGCGCGGCGACAGGGTGCAGCGCCGCTGGGGGGTCGTCTTCAGCGTGGCGAGCGTGCTGTCCCCGGCGCTGCTGGGCATGTGCGTGGGCGCCGTGGTGAGCGGGGACATCCGCGTGCGGGGGACCGTGGTGGAGAGCGGCTTCTTCGCCGGGTGGCTGTCCCCCTTCGCGCTGGCGGTGGGGCTGCTCGCCCTGTGCCTCTTCGCCTTCCTGGCGGCGGTGTACCTGCTCGCCGAGACGCGCGAGCCCGCGCTCCAGGAGGACTTCCGCGAGCGGGCGCTCGGGGCGGGCGTGGCGGTGTTCCTGGCGGCCTTCGGCGTGCTGGCGCTCGCGCGCGAGGGGGCGCCCCGGGTGTGGGCCGGGCTGACGGACTCGCCCTTCGCGTTGACGTTGCACGCGGCGACGGCCGTGGCGGCGGTGGCGGCCTTCGGGCTGCTGCTCACCCGGCGCTTCTGGTTGGCGCGCATGGCGGCGGCGGCGCAGGTGGGCCTCATCGTGGTGGGGTGGGCTGTCTCCCAGTACCCCTACCTGGTGGTGCCGGACCTCACCCTCCAGCGGACGGCGGCGCCCGAGTCCACGCTGCGGGCCCTGCTGGTGGCGCTCGCGGTGGGCGCGGCCCTCATCTTCCCCTCGCTGCTGTTCCTGCTGCGTGTGTTCCAGTCCTCACCTCGAGGCGCCTCCCGGTAG
- a CDS encoding cytochrome ubiquinol oxidase subunit I — protein sequence MDLLYARAQMGMSLAFHIVFAAAGIALPLLMVLSDLKARRTGDADYVALSRKLAKGTAILFAVGAVSGTVLSFELGLLWPEFMGTYGEVIGLPFSLEGTAFFTEAVFLGIYLYGRERIPSGLHLFSGVMVALSGAASAFFVTLVNAFMNHPAGFTPTPGGPVNVDPVAAMFSPGWQYQVVHTLLACYQSSAFVMAGIHAFVLLRHPGATFHRKALSIALPMACITALLQPLAGHQQAEHIAREQPAKLAAAEGLFETQRGAPLTVGGLPDEESRTTRYGLEIPRGLSLLAFADPNAEVRGLDQFPRDEWPPVLKVHLAFQLMVGTGSLMALLAVVTLFLRWRHKAWPEGRRMLWGWLLCGPLGVVAMEAGWLVTEWGRQPWIIRGVMRTADAVTPVPNLAVPFWTFTLAYLFLGAMVVFLLVRQVAGTLPGNEEPREVSHAH from the coding sequence GGGAGACGCGGACTACGTGGCGCTGAGCCGCAAGCTGGCGAAGGGGACGGCCATCCTCTTCGCGGTGGGCGCGGTGAGCGGCACGGTGCTGTCCTTCGAGCTGGGGCTGCTGTGGCCCGAGTTCATGGGGACCTACGGGGAAGTGATAGGGCTGCCCTTCTCACTGGAGGGGACGGCCTTCTTCACCGAGGCGGTGTTCCTCGGCATCTACCTGTACGGTCGGGAGCGGATCCCCTCGGGGCTGCACCTCTTCTCGGGGGTGATGGTGGCGTTGAGCGGCGCGGCGAGCGCCTTCTTCGTCACGCTGGTCAATGCCTTCATGAACCACCCCGCGGGCTTCACGCCCACGCCGGGCGGGCCGGTGAACGTGGATCCGGTGGCGGCGATGTTCAGCCCGGGCTGGCAGTACCAGGTGGTGCACACACTGCTCGCCTGCTACCAGTCGAGCGCCTTCGTCATGGCGGGCATCCATGCCTTCGTGCTGCTGCGCCACCCGGGGGCGACGTTCCACCGCAAGGCGCTCTCCATCGCGCTGCCGATGGCGTGCATCACCGCGCTGCTGCAACCGCTCGCGGGACACCAGCAGGCGGAACACATCGCCCGGGAGCAGCCGGCGAAGCTGGCGGCGGCCGAGGGCCTCTTCGAGACCCAGCGTGGCGCGCCGCTCACCGTGGGCGGGCTTCCGGACGAGGAGTCGCGCACCACGCGCTACGGACTGGAGATACCCAGGGGGCTGTCCCTGCTGGCCTTCGCCGACCCGAACGCCGAGGTGAGGGGGCTGGACCAGTTCCCTCGTGACGAGTGGCCCCCGGTGCTCAAGGTGCACCTGGCCTTCCAGCTCATGGTGGGCACGGGAAGCCTGATGGCGCTGCTCGCGGTGGTGACGCTCTTCCTGCGCTGGCGGCACAAGGCGTGGCCCGAGGGACGGCGCATGCTGTGGGGCTGGCTGCTGTGTGGGCCGCTCGGCGTGGTGGCGATGGAGGCGGGGTGGCTCGTCACCGAGTGGGGTCGCCAGCCGTGGATCATCCGCGGGGTGATGCGCACGGCGGACGCGGTGACGCCGGTGCCGAACCTGGCGGTGCCCTTCTGGACGTTCACGCTCGCCTACCTCTTCCTGGGCGCGATGGTGGTGTTCCTCCTGGTGCGGCAGGTGGCGGGCACGCTGCCGGGCAACGAGGAGCCGCGGGAGGTGTCCCATGCCCACTGA